A single genomic interval of Helianthus annuus cultivar XRQ/B chromosome 13, HanXRQr2.0-SUNRISE, whole genome shotgun sequence harbors:
- the LOC110900713 gene encoding uncharacterized protein LOC110900713 has product MAGGEGAPPLPRVDTHFRSTIFRNPSPIVTPVLNGRVFEIRPQYLAILPTFRGVASDEPYTHLIDYAAICSTIGKQGFTPEEVKLRLFQFSLKDRAKQWFSTLPSDSIRTWDEMQRTFLEEYYPMSKTSEARNATKSFSQHVGETFHEAFKRFNEMLRMCPHHDIPKWDLIKNFYDGLVTEDQKVVFACSDGTFLTHDENYEWNFLETLSKGLKIQASADRSVKPHQIKVVNDQPSNERFDALEKKIDMICQKLGKDVSLVSQVQELCEICGDMGHVAFDCPMNFGSNEEVNQVHGERNMNSNTYHPGLRNHPNFRYGNPANQMNPNFQGSSQQGGQQQFQPRQQNFQGQASSSQGNANNEGSTKLDEILGILKGVVQEQEVQGKTVGSLTQQVGQLAEEVAIRRPGKLPSDTTINPQHQGSSSKSNKNAHVNEVCVLRNGKSYEHNVETPSKFVEGVVEDVSDGSDNDQEIETHVTKTQPHQAFKNSTNQEVVGNEFTKVMDKGVETNTAPYPSALVKPMKASI; this is encoded by the exons ATGGCAGGTGGTGAAGGTGCTCCACCACTACCTAGAGTAGACACTCATTTCAGGTCGACGATCTTTAGAAACCCATCTCCAATTGTTACACCAGTTTTAAATGGGAGAGTATTTGAAATCCGGCCTCAGTACTTGGCTATTTTACCAACCTTTAGGGGAGTTGCATCAGACGAGCCTTACACACATTTGATTGACTATGCAGCAATATGTAGCACCATTGGGAAACAAGGCTTTACACCCGAAGAGGTAAAATTACGTCTTTTTCAATTTTCACTCAAAGATAGAGCTAAACAATGGTTTTCAACTTTACCATCTGATAGTATTCGAACATGGGATGAAATGCAAAGAACTTTTCTTGAGGAATACTATCCGATGAGTAAAACTAGTGAAGCTCGAAATGCTACCAAATCTTTTAGTCAACATGTTGGGGAAACATTTCATGAAGCCTTCAAACGTTTTAATGAAATGCTTAGAATGTGTCCTCATCATGACATCCCTAAATGGGATTTGATCAAAAATTTTTATGATGGTTTAGTTACCGAGGATCAAAAAGTTGTTTTTGCATGTAGCGATGGAACCTTTTTAACTCATGATGAGAATTATGAATGGAATTTTTTAGAAACTTTAAGTAAAGGTTTAAAAATTCAAGCTTCCGCTGATCGAAGTGTTAAACCACATCAAATTAAAGTTGTAAATGACCAACCTAGTAATGAAAGGTTTGATGCATTAGAAAAGAAAATTGATATGATTTGCCAAAAGTTGGGAAAGGATGTTTCTCTTGTTTCGCAGGTACAAGAGTTATGTGAAATATGTGGAGATATGGGGCATGTTGCTTTTGATTGCCCTATGAATTTTGGAAGTAACGAAGAAGTTAATCAAGTACACGGGGAAAGGAATATGAATTCTAACACGTATCATCCCGGATTGCGGAATCATCCAAATTTCCGATATGGCAACCCCGCTAATCAAATGAATCCTAACTTTCAAGGATCAAGTCAACAAGGTGGACAGCAACAATTTCAGCCTCGTCAACAAAACTTTCAAG gccaagcaagttCATCACAAGGAAATGCAAACAATGAAGGTTCAACCAAGTTAGATGAGATTTTAGGAATCCTAAAAGGGGTGGTGCAAGAACAAGAAGTTCAAGGTAAGACCGTAGGATCTCTAACCCAACAAGTTGGTCAACTAGCCGAAGAAGTAGCTATAAGACGACCGGgaaagcttccaagtgacacaaCAATCAATCCACAACATCAAGGATCATCATCAAAGAGCAACAAAAATGCACACGTCAATGAGGTATGTGTTCTTAGAAATGGTAAGTCTTATGAGCACAATGTTGAAACTCCATCAAAATTTGTTGAAGGTGTGGTGGAGGATGTTAGTGATGGATCCGATAATGACCAAGAAATAGAAACTCATGTTACTAAAACTCAACCTCATCAAGcttttaaaaattcaacaaaTCAAGAGGTTGTGGGTAACGAGTTTACTAAAGTGATGGATAAGGGTGTGGAGACTAATACCGCCCCATATCCTTCCGCTTTAGTAAAGCCTATGAAAGCATCGATTTAA
- the LOC110900714 gene encoding probable E3 ubiquitin-protein ligase RHG1A, with product MDPYYYLQHPILQQQYYYYAYAVPTHYTIFYPQPVQYVDDVAILNTMWVNQEQPYFQNQNYVPYQTPEETSFLNTYDSLTLDETLIMQEIEEEISTLQGVLAAGTSDSGGLLEEEISEHLQVYTAHGRMSEVDACCICLGDHEKKEKMGRLECGHEFHAECIRRWLLSKNICPMCRSTALTI from the coding sequence ATGGATCCGTATTATTATCTCCAGCACCCGATTCTTCAACAACAATACTACTACTACGCATACGCTGTTCCTACTCATTACACCATCTTCTACCCTCAACCCGTGCAGTACGTTGATGATGTAGCCATTCTCAACACCATGTGGGTCAATCAAGAACAACCGTATTTCCAAAATCAGAACTACGTGCCGTATCAAACACCAGAGGAGACGTCGTTCTTGAACACATATGACTCTTTGACGTTAGACGAGACTTTGATCATGCAAGAGATAGAGGAAGAGATTTCTACGCTACAAGGAGTGCTCGCTGCAGGTACCAGTGATTCGGGGGGTTTATTAGAGGAAGAGATTTCCGAGCATCTGCAAGTCTACACGGCACATGGAAGGATGAGTGAAGTGGATGCTTGCTGTATTTGTTTGGGTGACCATgaaaagaaagagaagatggggaGGCTCGAATGTGGGCATGAGTTTCATGCGGAATGCATCAGGCGTTGGTTGTTGTCTAAGAATATTTGCCCCATGTGCAGGTCTACTGCTTTAACAATATAA